TCTTTTAAAATGGACTATTATGTTTGCTGCATTTGGTTTCTTATTTAATATGTTGACTGTGTTTGCCCTTTATTTAAATGAAATTTTTGCTGCAAGAATAATCTTTGGATCTTGTTGTTTATCGATGATGATTTCAATTGTTGTTTTTATGAGAGAAATTCAAGTATCAACAAATGCATTAAAATTGCATATGTCCGATATGGATGTTGATTTAGATTAATTAGGAATAATAACCGCAGGGCCAACTAATAGTCTTGCTTCTAATTCTTCATGAGC
The nucleotide sequence above comes from Candidatus Pelagibacter giovannonii. Encoded proteins:
- a CDS encoding DUF2721 domain-containing protein, encoding MNIDYTVTALMFPAIPLLMSVYSNRFHSLSKLIRQLHDEHVYESHIPPEWKKQFINLSGRIVLLKWTIMFAAFGFLFNMLTVFALYLNEIFAARIIFGSCCLSMMISIVVFMREIQVSTNALKLHMSDMDVDLD